The following DNA comes from Lentibacillus sp. Marseille-P4043.
TCTTGAGTAACCGTCATAAACTCTTCTAAGTTTTCCAGACGGCTTTGTGATTCAAGTGTGTTCTCAGTTTTAAGCATTTTTTCATAGCCTGTTCGCTCAAGCACTGCTTCAACCATATCTGTAGCCGTTAAAAATTCTTGTTGCTGTGTTAACGTACGAATGAGTGTAGCAAATTCATCCAATGCATTCGCAGCTTTTTTAGAAACGCCGGTAAAATCAACTTCCTTCACCGCTTCAAAAAATGACAAATCGTGTTTTGTTGCATATTCCCGCAAGCGATCGATCGACGTTTTTCCAACTCCTCGCTTCGGTACATTCACTACCCGCTCAAAACTGATGTCATCATCTGGGTTAGTAATTAAGCGTAAATACGATGTTAAATCTTTAATTTCTTTACGCTCATAGAACTTTTGTCCACCAACCATTTGATAGGAAATATTTGATTTCATCAAGGTTGCTTCAATAGCACGAGATTGGGCATTTGTCCGATACAAAATTGCAACGTCATTAGGGGAAATGCCGCTCTCTCTTGTTAATTCCTGGATTTTATCCGTAACAAATAATGCCTCTTCTTGTTCGGTTGCTCCTTGGAAATAATTAATATGTTTCCCGTCGTCATTCTCCGTCCAAAGGGTTTTCGGTTTACGTCCAGGGTTATTTTGAATGACTTTATTTGCTGCTTCCAAAATGGCCTTCGTTGAACGATAGTTTTGTTCTAAGAAAACGGTTCGTGCTGTTGGGTAGTCCTTCTCAAAGGATAAAATATTTTGGATATCTGCCCCGCGCCAACGGTAAATTGATTGATCGGAATCACCGACAACACAGAGATTCTGAAAACGATTCGCTAGTTGTTTTACTAAATAGTATTGTGCGTGGTTCGTATCCTGATACTCATCCACATGAATATATTGAAACCGGCGCTGGTAATATTCCAATACTTCCGGAATACGTTTAAACAAATGAATGGTTTGCATGATCAAGTCATCAAAATCAAGCGATTGGTTTTTTTGCAGCATTTTTTGATAAGCTGCATATATCTCCCCTACTTGTCGTTCATAAAAGTTACCAACCTCTGCATTAAATGCTTCCGGTGTGATCAGTTCATTTTTTGCCGAACTAATTTGTCCCAGCATTGCCCGCGGATCAAATTTTTTTGGGTCGATATTAAGATTCTTTATGATTTGTTTAATGACGGATAGCTGATCGCTACTATCCAAAATCGTAAAGTTACGATTGTAGCCAATTCGATCAATATCACGACGCAAAATTCGTACACACATCGAGTGAAAAGTTGATACCCAAATTTGCTCACTATCCATTCCAACTAATCGTTTTACACGGTCTTTCATTTCTCGTGCTGCTTTATTGGTAAACGTAATCGCCAAAACATTTCTTGGTGCAACGTCTTTTTCACTTAGTAAATAGGCGATGCGATGGGTCAGCACCCGGGTTTTTCCACTACCTGCACCTGCCATAATTAATAACGGTCCATCTGTATGCTTAACAGCCGTTTGCTGTTCTTTATTCAATCCTTTGAGTAAGTCATCTATTGTTTGACTCACATCTAACACCACCTTTAATCGTTTACAGCTTTAACTGTCTTTAATGCCTGTTTAAAATTCGTATAAATACTGTTTCCAACAATAATGGCATCCGCATGTTCTTTCATTTCAGCTGCCTGCAAACTATTTTCAATTCCGCCACCATAGAAAAGCAATGTGTCGTTCAATTGACTCTTCACTTGTTTAACAAGCTCGGGATCACCGTATGTCCCACTATATTCCAAATAAAAAATCGGTAAATGAAATACATGCTCTGCCATATAAGCATACGCAATCACATCATCCATATTAGGCAGTTCGCACTTTGTTTTGGTGAAGGCTTTTGCTTGTTCATTTAAAATACAATACCCTTCAACAAAAATTTCGTCCCAATTCATAATCTCTTTATACTGTTTAATGGCTTGATGTTGTATATCCATCATCCATTTTTTCTCGGTTGAATTCATCACCATGGGAATATAATAATAATCAAACCCAGGTGTTAATGCATCCATTGTCGATATTTCCAATATACATGGAACAGTGTGCCGACGTATTCGAGACAACAGATCTAACACACCATCCAATGTGACATGATCCGTACCTCCGACAATGATCGCATCTGTTCCGGATTCACATAACTTATCCAACTGTTCATCAGATATATCTTTAGCTGGATCCAACTTAAATAAATGCTTCCATTCGTTCATTTCATTATACAAAGGTCTAATCCTCCATTATCATAATCCATTAGTTTATTATAGCAAAAATCAAGCATGAAATTTAGGATAAAGGGAAATGTTTTTTGCTTCTTGGTGAAATCGGTTGGCAGACAATACATGGAAGGTAAAATATGTGGATGTGACAGTGGATTTGAACATCAATCACGAACCCCAACTATTAATTTAGCTTATTATGAATACTGGGACACATCATCTAACGTTTTTCTATTCCTCACACAACTTCGCACCAATAAAATAAGATCATACAGTTAGCTGGGACAAACTTGGAACGGTGGGACAGCAATTTCTTAGTTATGTCGCAGTATATATCAAATGCGATTAATCCACAGTCAACTTGAGCAATGAATCTCCATCCTTCTTCATTCTATCAAGACTTATTTGTCCATTTCACGATGCGAAAGTTGAATTCCCTAAAAGCAACAACCTCTTATAACTATCTATACGAAAAAGCCAATTAGAAAGAATGCCGCTACTTTTACAGCAGCGACATTTCTATTTATCTTCTTTATCAGCTTCGTCATCTAAAATTCGCTCGAGTACCATTTGATACCCATCATTACCAAAATTAATACACCTTCGCACACGTGAAATCGTTGCGGTTGAAGCATTTGTTTCTTTTTCAATCACATTATAAGTATGGCCTTCAATGAGCATTTTCGCCACTTGCAAGCGTTGAGCAATGGAATGGATTTCAGACATTGTTGCGATATCGTCAAAAAAACGATAGCATTCTTCCCTAGAGTTTAGTGAAAGGATCGCATCAAATAATTGATCTAATTGCTCCCCACGTAGTTTATCAATTTGCACGGTATACCACCTGCCTTCTTCTAATTTGACACAGTAACGGAACTATCAATTCCCGGATTATTTGGAACAACATTTATCCACGTTTTTCCTGGTACGAAGCCAACCGGTTTACCATTTTTCACAGGAATAATTCTACCGTCTTTGTTTTCCCATTGAACCTGTTGAACTTTTCCTTTTTGTAGTAATAGAGCATCTCCACCAGATTCCATATCAACAGCACGGCGACCAGCATCATCGATAACCTCATGATGGGTTTCAACGACAAATACATTATCAACCTGGATGGGTTCATCTGTATTTAATTCGACTGTTTTTTCCCGATCATTGAATCGTGTGTATTTCTCACTGTCTGCATCATAATCAAATTCAACAATTTCCATTATCTTGTTTTTCGAATAATCAATTTCAACATGCTGTGCAGATTCACCGGCAAGTCCCGCAACTTCATCTTTTGTTAAAAATGGTAATGGCTCATATGTTGCAGTTATATCGTAACCCTTTTCCTCAGCTGCATCATAAACTGCATCGAAAAGCAAATAGGAATTGTGTGGCGCCTCACGGAAAGATTCCCGCTTGAACAACTTGCCGTCATTATCATGGTGGAAACCGTCTAAATATTCGATTCCACGGTTATCAATCATATCATTAACAAAAGCAGCTGCACCATGATAAACATACAAGGCATTGTAGTCATCGGCTAATTCAAAATAATACTCCCGTGCACTACGGACCGGCCCGACTACATCCGGTTTTTCACTTTGAAACAATGCCAAAAAACGTGTGATTCTTCCTTCCGCCAGAATTTCAAAAACAATATCCGCTTTGGAGAGACCCGTTTGTGGTCGTGCATTCGTGTGATTATTAATCATCACACCAACAATCCGGTTATTCGCGGCTTCATTTGTCCCAATACCTGTCAAAGGATAAACGTGCTCCATTTTTTCTGGCTGATCTGATTTATCTTCCACAGCACTTTCCTTTGACTCATTGTTCTCTGCCTTCTCCTTATCATCGGAACAGCCTACAAGCAAAGCAAAGATTACTAGAATCGTACATAAAAGCACTTTTTTCATTACTCAAACACACCTTTATTAAAAAGTTCTTTTTGATCAACTTCCTTTCTATTATACGTTAACGCATTATCGCGGGAAAGAGTACCTCCCGTTTTTTTACATCAATTATCCCTTTTTGTGTGATCCGAATATATGGCAAATGGGTCGAGGAAAGAAATAAGATGGAATAAACCGGGTCACCAAAACGATAGCCAAATTCTTGTAGCAACGTTTTTAATTGCTTTTCTTTCTCTATTAATTGTTCCATTTTACCATCATACATGGTCCCGCCAAGTTGTAGTGGCAATTCAAAGATAATTTCACCTTGATGAACGAGAACAATACCTCCACCAATTTCTTTTAGGCGCTGCCAGGCAATTAACATATCCTGTTTACTTTTTCCGATACAAACGATATCACCTGTCGCTGTATAAGAGCTGACAATGGCACCAAGACGCTCTGTAAAACCACGCAATGTCGTATTCACGCGCCATTCCCCGTTACGGTCAATTAATAACAGGAACGCATCACCATATTGATCAGGCAATACATCAAGCGTCACATCTGTTTCAATTGCATATGGTTTAATAATGACATCATTTACCATATCAAGTCCAATCGGAACAGAGAATTGCAGGTCACTCATTTGTAAATCCCAATCAAGTTGTAAGGAACCTATGTTATAGTTATTCCAATGGATTTGTGATGGTACCGTTTGTGCTACATTATCCTTTTTTATCCATTTTCCTTTTGCCAACACACTTACAGGATGCGGGTTATTTTTTTCTTGTAAAATATTAATATGGGCCATGCGACCAGGTGCAATACTTCCTAACTGCTCCGCAATCCCGTAATGTTTTGCTACGTTATAAGTAGCCATACCATAGGCTTCTTCAAGTGGAACACCCTTGTTAATTGCAATTTCAAGGCAAACATTCATCACACCATGTTCATAAAATGCAGGTGTTGCACCGTCTGTTGTCATAGTAACATTTTCAAATGTAGAAATACCTTCTGCGAGTAATTCATCAAACAGCTTCGGCAAGTCCGGCCTGATTGAGGAATGCCTTAGCCCTACCTGATATCCAAGCTGCAGGCGTTTAATTGCTTCAGCACCTGTCATCGATTCGTGATCAGCTGTTACACCAAGTAGCTTCATCTTCGTTAATGTTCCTTCCGATGCACCTGGAAGATGTCCCTCGATCGGTTTCCCCTTAAGCTTTGACTCTTGCATCCAATATAGCAATCTATCATCACCGGCAAGTAAACTAGGCCATGATGTTAACTCTCCTCCCTGAATAACAGCAGGATGAGATAACCAATCCAGTACATCCTCACTATTGAAATAAGCTTCTTCATCTTGTAATGCTGTTTGCGAATCAAAACGTGCCCACCAATACATAGAAACAGGCATTTGATTAAATTCTTCTAGTAAAGAAAACGCTTTCTTTTTATTAAGTAAAAATTGCCACATTAAATTATCGTTAATTAATGTTGTCGTCCCGAATTTAGCTGCATGAAGGGCCAATTCTTCAGGATTATATAATTGAAATGGATGTGCATGTGGTTCAATATAACCTGGTACAAGATAATAATTCTTACAGTCTATGATTTCTGTTGTGGATTGGTTCTCTGGCATTTTATCACCCACATACACAATTCGATCATTTAAAATCCAAATATTTGCTTGCAACCATTGTTTCGTAAATGTATTTAAATATGTGCTGTTTTTCAAAACAAGTGTTGGTGCAACCTTGCCATCAATTACAGCAACATGTTCGCGCAGTTCGCGATTTCGCCAATAATAACCGTTCTCTAACATAAAGCAACTCTCCAATTTTTAATTTCTTCTATTTTATCATATAAAACGCTTTCATACTGTAACGTTTTTGTGAAATGCAGTGAAATTTTTGTGACAATTGCTTGGGAGCAGAACCGATAAGATAGTCACGCTACGACTTTAACTCTGGAATCACCCTGTCTGTGAACTAACCAGGGCCAAATATTATACTCTTTTACCCCTTTTGAACAGAGCAGAGCCTTAGCTATTATGGAACATTGATCGCTCACTTAACATCCCAGTTTTCCTCTATAGAAGCAAAGATTTACCCCACTTTTATTACCTTTTCCATCAGGCCGTTTTCTTGAAGATTGTTATTTTATTACACAACAGATATATAATGCGTAATAGTGAATATTACAAGGACTTCAATTGTTCTAATTAACAGAGGTGCTTGAATACGCTCCACCAGAATACTTCGCTGATAAGAATTTTCTGGATTGTGAGTAGTTGTTAATGATTTTAATATTAAGTGGTTTTCTTCTCCCACGGACAGAAAATCAGACTTAGGCTTGGGGGAAATGCGAGACTCCTGTGGGAAAGGAACTGTCTGAAGACCCCGCAGTGAGCGGTATTTGCTCGCGAGGAGGCTGAAGCGTTCCCCACGGAAAGCGAGTATTTCCCCCAAGCCGCGATTTCCACTCATCTTGTAAAGAATGAGAGGAAGTCACATAAAAGTTACTGCGCATTTTATATCTACTACGAAATATAAAAAGCAACAAACATTGCGAAACCGGTGCTCTTTCGCTAATTTGCAATGCGTCTTGTAGATCGTTAATTTCCTTTTGTATCTGTAGGTATCCTTTTTATTTCTGGTATATCCCTTATATTCAATGAATACCCTTGTTCACTGGCCTTGGCCATTATTTCAAAAAACTAGTAATAACTGAGCAAGATTAGTATCAGATAGGACAGGCCGATCTGTACGTCGAAGAAGATTCAAGCAAATATCCCAATTGCTCAACAGAAAAGATAACAGGCCACACAAACTCTAATACTTTCTTATTGTTCGGTATTTCACCTAATGCCGTTGTATAAACGATTCGCAAATCAGATAAATTAGAATGCATTTTGCGCATTTATTTACTATTTTGGGGATCTAATTTAGCTGTTTACTTAGAAAACAACAACATGGTAAATATGTGATCATACATCTTTGCCGGTGTTTTTAATCTCTTAATACTTTTAAAAAACATTCCATAAAAACTAAACAATAGCTGATTAATTGTAATCAGCTATTGTTTAGTTTACTCACTATACTACTATCTTACATTATTTATCAAGAAAGTATGTTACGAAAACTTTTTAAAAAGTACCTATGCTTTGTTTTCCTATATCTGTTCGATAAAAGAATTCATCTATTTGTTCAATTGGTGCTAGCGTTTGGTATACCGCTTCAATTGTACGTTCAAGAGAGGTGCTTTTGGAGCCAACTAACAGTACCCTCCCACCATCAGATACAAACCTTTTTCCCACCCGTTTTGTACCTGCATGTGCCACGAAACAATTCCCCCATGTTTGGAATTGCGGTAGCGATATTCCTTTCTTATAAGATGCAGGATAACCTTTTGAAGCCACAACTACACCCGCACAGAAATTCTCTTCCCACTCTAGCCGCGGATTTCGTCCATTCATGACATCTACAATAACGTCAAGAAGGTTATTCACCAACAATGGTAGTACCACCTGTGTTTCCGGATCACCAAAGCGCGTGTTAAACTCAATTACTTTTGGACCTTCTGCAGTCATCATTAATCCGGCATATAAAATCCCTGTGAATGGGCGACCTTCATTGATTAATCCTGCAGCTGTTTTTTGTAAAATTTCACGATAAGTATATACTAATGTTTCACCTGAAATATCAGAAACTGGTGCAAAGGCCCCCATTCCACCGGTGTTCGGCCCTTTATCATTATCAAATGCACGTTTATAGTCTCGTGCGGGAATCATCGGATAGACGTTTCCTTCATGGACAAACGCCATCAACGAAAATTCCGGACCAGTTAAACATTCCTCAATGACGATCGTCGCGCCAGCTTTGGCAAATGTCTGTTCAACAAGCATTTCATCAACCGCTTGCAATGCCTGTACTTCCGTTTCTGCGACAACAACGCCCTTACCTGCCGCAAGTCCATCAGCTTTAATAACGATTGGTGCGCCTTTTTTGATGATATAATTTTTAGCATCATTAGCATCTGTGAACGTTGCATAATCAGCTGTTGGAATATCGTATTTTTTCATAAATTCCTTTGCAAATTGTTTACTCCCTTCCAGAAGGGCTGCTTCTTTCGTTGGCGCAAATATTGCCAACCCTTCCTCTTGAAAGCGATTCGCAATCCCAGCATTCAATGGGTTTTCCGGACCAACCACCGTCAAATCAATAGCTTTTTCCTTGGCAAACTTGATTAAACCGGCAATATCCATTTCATCAATCTTAATACATGTCGCTTGCCCTGCCATCCCACCATTTCCGGGTGCTGCATAAAGTTTTGTGACCTTCTCATCTTTGGCCAGTTGCATTACAATACTATGCTCACGACCACCACGTCCAACAACCAATATATTCATCTAAACGCCCCCTGTGTGGTATTAATGTTTAAAATGGCGCATGCCAGTAAAAACCATTGCGATTCCATACTCATTACACACATCAATCGAATCCTGATCCCGTTTTGACCCACCAGGCTGGATAATGGCTGTAATACCAAATTTAGCTGCAGCTTCCACCGTATCCGGCATTGGGAAAAATGCATCAGAAGCCATCACAGCACCTTTCGTTTTTTCACCCGCTTGCTCCATTGCTATTTTTGCTGCACCAACACGATTCATCTGCCCCGCACCAACACCGATCGTTTGATTATCTTTTGCTAAAACTATGGCATTTGACTTCACATGTTT
Coding sequences within:
- the pcrA gene encoding DNA helicase PcrA, with the protein product MSQTIDDLLKGLNKEQQTAVKHTDGPLLIMAGAGSGKTRVLTHRIAYLLSEKDVAPRNVLAITFTNKAAREMKDRVKRLVGMDSEQIWVSTFHSMCVRILRRDIDRIGYNRNFTILDSSDQLSVIKQIIKNLNIDPKKFDPRAMLGQISSAKNELITPEAFNAEVGNFYERQVGEIYAAYQKMLQKNQSLDFDDLIMQTIHLFKRIPEVLEYYQRRFQYIHVDEYQDTNHAQYYLVKQLANRFQNLCVVGDSDQSIYRWRGADIQNILSFEKDYPTARTVFLEQNYRSTKAILEAANKVIQNNPGRKPKTLWTENDDGKHINYFQGATEQEEALFVTDKIQELTRESGISPNDVAILYRTNAQSRAIEATLMKSNISYQMVGGQKFYERKEIKDLTSYLRLITNPDDDISFERVVNVPKRGVGKTSIDRLREYATKHDLSFFEAVKEVDFTGVSKKAANALDEFATLIRTLTQQQEFLTATDMVEAVLERTGYEKMLKTENTLESQSRLENLEEFMTVTQDFEKVNEDKTLVAFLTDLALIADIDKVDEEDPNNEEKITLMTLHAAKGLEFPVVFLIGLEENVFPHSRSMFDNDEMEEERRLAYVGITRAEKELYLTHAKMRTLYGRTNMNPISRFINEIPEDLIDGIEQARQSMFGGSIAQKNTSNTPTPPLKRKAERQQNTTGAESKTWMPGDKANHKKWGVGTVVKVQGEGEAMELDIAFPAPTGIKRLLAKFAPITKQ
- a CDS encoding heptaprenylglyceryl phosphate synthase, whose amino-acid sequence is MNEWKHLFKLDPAKDISDEQLDKLCESGTDAIIVGGTDHVTLDGVLDLLSRIRRHTVPCILEISTMDALTPGFDYYYIPMVMNSTEKKWMMDIQHQAIKQYKEIMNWDEIFVEGYCILNEQAKAFTKTKCELPNMDDVIAYAYMAEHVFHLPIFYLEYSGTYGDPELVKQVKSQLNDTLLFYGGGIENSLQAAEMKEHADAIIVGNSIYTNFKQALKTVKAVND
- a CDS encoding YerC/YecD family TrpR-related protein; this translates as MQIDKLRGEQLDQLFDAILSLNSREECYRFFDDIATMSEIHSIAQRLQVAKMLIEGHTYNVIEKETNASTATISRVRRCINFGNDGYQMVLERILDDEADKEDK
- a CDS encoding DUF3048 domain-containing protein, coding for MKKVLLCTILVIFALLVGCSDDKEKAENNESKESAVEDKSDQPEKMEHVYPLTGIGTNEAANNRIVGVMINNHTNARPQTGLSKADIVFEILAEGRITRFLALFQSEKPDVVGPVRSAREYYFELADDYNALYVYHGAAAFVNDMIDNRGIEYLDGFHHDNDGKLFKRESFREAPHNSYLLFDAVYDAAEEKGYDITATYEPLPFLTKDEVAGLAGESAQHVEIDYSKNKIMEIVEFDYDADSEKYTRFNDREKTVELNTDEPIQVDNVFVVETHHEVIDDAGRRAVDMESGGDALLLQKGKVQQVQWENKDGRIIPVKNGKPVGFVPGKTWINVVPNNPGIDSSVTVSN
- a CDS encoding adenine deaminase C-terminal domain-containing protein gives rise to the protein MLENGYYWRNRELREHVAVIDGKVAPTLVLKNSTYLNTFTKQWLQANIWILNDRIVYVGDKMPENQSTTEIIDCKNYYLVPGYIEPHAHPFQLYNPEELALHAAKFGTTTLINDNLMWQFLLNKKKAFSLLEEFNQMPVSMYWWARFDSQTALQDEEAYFNSEDVLDWLSHPAVIQGGELTSWPSLLAGDDRLLYWMQESKLKGKPIEGHLPGASEGTLTKMKLLGVTADHESMTGAEAIKRLQLGYQVGLRHSSIRPDLPKLFDELLAEGISTFENVTMTTDGATPAFYEHGVMNVCLEIAINKGVPLEEAYGMATYNVAKHYGIAEQLGSIAPGRMAHINILQEKNNPHPVSVLAKGKWIKKDNVAQTVPSQIHWNNYNIGSLQLDWDLQMSDLQFSVPIGLDMVNDVIIKPYAIETDVTLDVLPDQYGDAFLLLIDRNGEWRVNTTLRGFTERLGAIVSSYTATGDIVCIGKSKQDMLIAWQRLKEIGGGIVLVHQGEIIFELPLQLGGTMYDGKMEQLIEKEKQLKTLLQEFGYRFGDPVYSILFLSSTHLPYIRITQKGIIDVKKREVLFPAIMR
- the purD gene encoding phosphoribosylamine--glycine ligase is translated as MNILVVGRGGREHSIVMQLAKDEKVTKLYAAPGNGGMAGQATCIKIDEMDIAGLIKFAKEKAIDLTVVGPENPLNAGIANRFQEEGLAIFAPTKEAALLEGSKQFAKEFMKKYDIPTADYATFTDANDAKNYIIKKGAPIVIKADGLAAGKGVVVAETEVQALQAVDEMLVEQTFAKAGATIVIEECLTGPEFSLMAFVHEGNVYPMIPARDYKRAFDNDKGPNTGGMGAFAPVSDISGETLVYTYREILQKTAAGLINEGRPFTGILYAGLMMTAEGPKVIEFNTRFGDPETQVVLPLLVNNLLDVIVDVMNGRNPRLEWEENFCAGVVVASKGYPASYKKGISLPQFQTWGNCFVAHAGTKRVGKRFVSDGGRVLLVGSKSTSLERTIEAVYQTLAPIEQIDEFFYRTDIGKQSIGTF